gctggatcggtcactggaccgatccagggagctcctgatcggtctggtgaccgatcgggcgtgccaaaatgctaattttcgactgtgttgtctgaaatttcagctgaaagttaaaacatagtttgtgttttggatttctaaaggtttgaaactctccaagacattgttggtgcaatggtcaaggaggagttgacctttagggggagttttatttattagtcaagggggagttgacttttagggggagtttttactctaaagacttgagtgatatgggattatcactaagttgattgttgactttagtatcaagggggaaattaagggtttcaatgaaaggtatgggactttcattaggaataaactcttgaccttgattcactctttttgatgtgtgtcaaaaagggagagaatgggagaatgtccaaagaatgttcaaggaagaacattagagtttggagagaatgttcaaggaagaatattgggaaacctaagttaggttatcgggttaacctaacttgtttatggttttgtcaaacatcaaaaagggggagattgttggtgcaaccttaggtcaaggttgacctggttgacctgactcgagttgtattttgatgtttgacgagaatagaaaagttctattctgatgtttgacgagagtagaaaagttgtattctgatgtttgacagaatataaacttgggagattgtgggtgcaatctttggtcaaggttgacctggttgacccgaggtgagtctacctgattcgggaaatcctggtgagtgaagccaggtgaaagtcctggtgagtgaagccaggcaagggaaagtcctggtgagtgaagccaggcagttggaaagtcctggtgactgaagccaggcaagggaaatccagataggtcaaggttgaccagacatctggtgaaaagtccaagtatggagacttggcacggaaaagtccaagtatggagacttggcacgggaaaagtccaagtatggagacttggcacggaaaagtccaagtatggagacttggcatgggaaaagtccaagtatggagacttggcatggaaaagtccaagcagggaccttggcacgggagaagtccaagtatggaagcttggcatgggaagtcggagagggctcggcagctcgttctctggactaggtcagagagggcttgggagctcgttctctggaccagacgaagtcagagagggctcggtagctcgttctttggaccggacacttggtggggagtcttagcaggtcaagggagtgaccggatgctaagcatgatgtaccaacaggtcaaggttgaccggatgttggtgtgggagacttgggacttggtattgggaaaaaccaagctctggatcgatctggggaccgatccagtgatacggctgatcggtctggtgaccgatcagtaaccaaacagaatgcttttgtggattatctgatcggtctgaagaccgatcaggaagcaaacagaagagaagaaggagaaaggttgatcggtcttgggatcgatcagactcctcctggaccgatcaggacatagcctgatcggtccaggcttagcctgatcggtccccaagaccgatcagggacagtgtggaccgatcaggttggagcctgatcggtccaggcctagccgttgtgagtgacaatggctagatctcggtcttctgtgttttcttctgccttcacaggtttgcaggttcagctatataaagagttgagcgactctacaggacctccttgcttctgcaagttcttccaggttccttctgcgagctttgctgagctcgtacTTCTTGAAgtttcgcgtgagcttccctgctgctggcatccgtgaagctgctgcttcatcaacggactccagacgagaaggcaagcttgtttgttttacattcatattgtcttgtgcttcttcgtattttgtgtacttctatcttgctgttgcaagagttattgtggcgaggtttctccacccagaaggagtgtttattagccggttttctggggtctcatccaccgacggattgagaggattcgttcatcttacggacacgccgaggagtaggagtttcatctccgaacctcattacatcgctgtgcttgaggtttgatttctccatttacgtttctgttgttattttttccactgcgctaacttgatttgtagaaagaaacgcgaatttggggtcggctattcacaccccccctctctagccgcgaccgtcgatcctaacactcAGAGCATCGCGGGAGGCCTCCAGAGCATCTTCGAGGGTCTTCAATTGCCCCCGAAGAGCAGCCTCCCTAGCCGAGTGGTTGTCCCGTTCAGCGACCAGTAAATCTTCCGCCTCCTTAAGCTTCTGGACAAGGGAACGAGCCTCCTGGTTTTTCAGCTCCAGGTCGGTGATGGCTCAGTTTTTCCTTGTTGTGGCCAGCTCgatcttcttatcataagtgttcACCTATGCCTCGAGCCGACCTAACATGATAGCTTGATCGGCAGACTTCTTTCGCTCGGCCTCCAAGAGCTTGTTGGCCTTCTCCATATCGGCTTGAACTCAGCGACTGATGGCCCTTGGGAAGAGGATGTGCCGCTAGAGGTCTTGAGCTTCTTCAACTCGTCCTCCACAAAAGCGAGTCGCACGCTCTCCATTCAGTACTGCAAAGGAACAGAAAAATGTTAGCGTCGATCGGAAGTAACTAGTGAATTGGTAGTGAAATATGTACTCCGGTGGACATCTGCAGGTGGTTGTTGTCGAGCTGTCTCGGGGACATCGTCGTCGTTCGGGCCCTCGCTTCCTCCCAAACACCGGCAAGTGGCCCTTGGATCAGGATTTTGTGCTCGGGGACCTGCGGACGGGCGCACTACTCGAGGTAGTCCTCTGTCGAGAGGTTGAGGATCGCTATCACAGATCGTCGGCCGCTTGGGTCCAACTGGAAGAGGCCGCCGGATGGGATGGTGCGGTCGTGGACACAAGATCGATCCTGGACCACAGTGGTCTCTGCCGGGATGGATGCAAAGACGCGATCGATTGTGCGGCGATAGGCTCTTGTGGTAGATTGGCCAAGGAGGGTGTCCGATCAGATGAAGTGGCCTCCGCTGTTCTGGGGAGTACCGCCGAAGACAAGGCACCGACCCTCACTACAGAAGTGGCAGATCAGGAGGGTGTGGCAGTCTGGCGTCTCTTGCGCCAAGAAAGGGGGACGCCATCACCTGAAGACTCCGAGCCTTTGGCTCAGGCGGCGAGCTGTGCCTCAGAAGTTGGAAGTGGGTCACTCGCCACTTCCATGCTAGGTGTTTGGTCGGTGGTGCCTTCGCCTACAGTGGGTGTTCCCCCTCTCTCGACGAGCGTGCAttcgtgagagccgaccgacATCAAACCTAGGCTCGTCATTTCCTTCGCTGCGGCCACCTCGATCGCAACATCCTTGAGCTTGGTTAAACCGGCCGCACGTGCTCGCATCATGATTTCAGttgcaaaagaaaagaagaaatcaGTTATATTCTAGGGGAAAAGGCAAGAAATTCCATACCTAAGCCGTTCGGGAGCCTCGTGCATATCGAACTCAGCCCGAAGATATACATAGCACCCTCTAgcagcagcttatggatgtcaTATTCCTGACCAGCGAGCATGGAAGCGACATGGAGATAAGCTGGTTGGCTCTTGTATTTCTTCAGATCTGGCTAGGGTGGTAGTCTGACCTACCAGCGCGTCCAAAAGCTCGGTCGTTCGGGGAGTCGCATGAagaaaaaaatactccttccaatgcttgttggaagtAGGCATTTTGTCAAAGAATACTAGGCCGACCCGAGAATAAAAAAGGTATGTCTCTATCTCGGActacttgggatagtagaagtaataAAAAACTTGAGGGGTCAGAGGGATGTCGTGCAACCGGAACAACACTACGAGGCCGCACAGCAAACGGAAAGAATTTGGAACGAGTTGAGGAAGAGGGACACGAAAGTAATTGCAGACTTCGATTATGAAAGGGTGGATGGGGAAGCGGAGACCGGCCACAAATTGGTCTCTGAATAAACAGATAGTGTCGATCGACGGATCGTTTGGCCGATCGGACGGAGAAGCCAAAATGATTTCATGGTCAGAAGGAAGTTCGACAACATTCCTAAGGCTCTCAGCGTCGTCCGCATCAAACCTGATCTCCATGGAGGTATACCAAAATCCGGGAGCAGGGTCCGATGGTTGTGAATAGCTGGCCATTGCCGGAAAGTGAAGGAACACAAAGTTCGATGAAGAGAAAGGCGAACGGAAAGCATAACAGATGCTGGAAAGACTCAAGGATTCAAAAGAACTGCAAAAGATGGCAGAGAGCTTACTGAAAAGGGGAAAAAGTGGTCGCAAAGGAAGACTAAGGATTGTCAGAGTAGGGCACGCACAGGGAGTCGCCGGAGCACTTTCGCAGAAGACgcaaaggatgaagaagaagcCGACACCGCGGCTTTATAAAGTTTGGGCTCGACCAACCGGAACCAGAGCACAAATCCAACCATAGAACTCAAACTACCAGACGTCACATCAACTCCTGTCGATTCGGACGTGTGGCGACTGCGGCGGTAACACGTGGCATTCACTCATTGGTTTGCATTTAAGGGGCACCATTAACAGGCGTGGgcgcgtgctcagccttaatggggATTGATTTGCACGAATTCCCAGGAGATACGGGTGACGCCAACGTTGACTGCTCTTGGCCAAGGATACAAAATGAAAAATTCTCAAGTGCAAATGTGCCAAGCGCTGAGCAGTCTCGAGGAGCAGTCCCAGGGCCGTCCGACGCCCTCGGGTGGACCCGTCAATCCAGCCAGTATCATGGCCGATCGGCCAGTCGATTTCCAGACTTAATTGTCTAGTCAGTCAAgcttacaacctccttcgactagacttgagggggagacacaTGATCTGGTGGTAAGACAGGGCCCGCCCTGTAGATGGTCATTGCCACACTAGAGGTCAAAGTCAGGGCGGTTAACGATTTTAGGTCATCGTCCGATCAGACGACCCACTCGCCTGATCGGATTGAGGAGTATTTGATCCAACATCATCACAGCTCGGTCGTGCACCGAGTTTTCGACGCTCAGAAAATCAAATTCCCGCTCGGCCCTAGGGACGATAGCACCAGGAAGACGACGACTGGCCAAGAGACTCTCCAGCTCAGCCCCGAGAGAGATAGCCATCCGGATGGACGAGGATCGGCTGAGCGACTCTTCCGCTTGGCctagtaacagacaaaaggagcagATGGTAATATTCTTCTGGGAACCAGTGCCACCGACAGGCAGCGTGGTTGACAACATGATTAGGCAGAAGATCGtacgtacgacggaagcttccactgtcttgtcagagatatgctcgggtcgttaaggtatggtgttaggGACACTTCACTAACACGTCTTTTCAGGGTAAGCTTTAAGAAGCATGCAtgcctcgagaagcgtgcacgcacgcccccggagccctatataaagggcctcaagcttcgacggaggtatgtaaGTTCTACTGTAGCTACTGTTACGCTGCCTCTCTTGATCCGCTCTTTTGCTTAGCTTTCCTACCACCGGtgatttgacttgagcgtcggagggccaacgccggggaacccctccctggctcggcactaacgttttgtggttgcaggctcggCTAGTTGGAGGTCCACACTCGGTCAACAGGAACACCACGCTCCCTGCGTCCGTCGCcttgactttcggacaggatcatcgaTGACATTGGTTATTTCGGTGTCATCCATCCTAACGTCTTAGTTTAGGTTTTAACTcggtgttcccacagacgatatCAATTTGTTCTTGCTTGAGTTTGTCGACAACAAACCACCGATGAGTTGGTGTCGATGTTGACTTTGTTGGGGAGAGAGCACTAAAAAGAGAGGGTTTAAATGACAGCTGGAGGTTTCCCCAGTGTAGTCACTTTGATGCTCAAGTAAGTGTTCGgtagaagaggaagaaaggaggAGGAGATGAATAGTAGTCTAGAGTTTGTGGACGCGTGTATGTGCATATCTATGCCCATAGGATCAGGCTACCTTTTATAAAATTACGGCTATGCTCCACATGTCCCGAGATCTCCACTGGCGTTACCCACGTTCCTTAAAATAAATGACCATGTTACTCGCTTTTCTCGGATTAAACGGTTGATGTTTTCCACATTATTTAGGAAGCAACGACTACATTGTCTTTAAGTTAGGTGTGTTGCTCCGGTTAGTTAGCGTGATTCAGAATCGAGATCCTCGTGGAGGCAAGGTTGCTTGGAGTCAAAGCCACATGGAGTCGGATTGTTTGGAGTCGATGCTGCATGGAGCCAGGGTTGCATGGAGTCGGGTTGCTTTTAGTCAAGGCTGCATGGATCTGGGGATGACCATGATCCAGAGTGATGCAGAGTCAGGCCAATAGGAAGTCACTAGAGGATGGAAAATTGAAGAGCAACTATTTGTTGACTTTGATCGTCATCTTAGTAGGATTATTAacttccttaaccacttggcaccTTCTAGTTACCTCCCACATCACCCCGAGTACCTTCAATATTGTTTCATACGATCTAGAAGAAAGATAAATTACAGAGGGCTTTGCCCAGCATAATGACTCTTTGCATGGGTGTTAAGATAACCCACGATGTATATCGTACACACTAGAAATTAACCCTGATCTATCAGGGTAACATCATGCGTAAAGATCAGCTGTGCCAATTTGTGGGAACAAAATggaaatatgattttaaaaaattgattatgGAAATGGAGGTTTCATCGACTTAAAGAAATTTATCACGAGGAACTTGGATGGGTTAAGAAATTCTTGATTGTTCTTACCGCATATGATAAATTAACTGATGGTTATTGCTTGGTGGGTGGGCGGGGACTTAAGGCATGAGACTACGATCCCAGTCGATTGTACGTTGAATTCATGGCCATCAAAAGCCGGTTTTGACAGTGGAGCCTCGGCCGTTTTATTCAGTCCTGTAGACATGAGACTTTCGACCTCTGTTTGGTCCTTCACAACTTCCATGCTCTTTTGTTGCTTTCTGTCCTCGAAGCTCGCACAAACAGCTGATGGAAAGGAAATTGATATTTTGAAACAAAATCATACTATGCAGCAATTGCTAAGAGAATTTTGTTCATCATTGAGTTTTGAGTTTCAGCAATGTGAGATCCGTGTCATGCTCATTGGAAAGTTCTTGCAGTAATTAAAATGGAATTTACCAGGAAATACTGCATTTTCGTTCAAATGTACAGTCCCAAAGCATTGATTTGGATGATGAACTCTGTCAACGAACAAAGTTATTGATCATAATTTAAATAATCGCGCAGTTTTTTCCTCTGGCTCCGGTTTCTCCATGATCATGCTCGTGCTCATGTTTATTCGCTAGTGTGCAAGCTTCGTACAACTTGCAATTCATGATGACCTCGAGAACGAGCAGCAATGCGTATAAGTAAACGATGGAAATGGCCTCCCACAGCAAAGACGAGCTCAATTCCCCTGAAATGTTGTATTGCCGGATCACCCTGTACTGGAACAGAGCCTCCACAGCGGCCATTCCGAGGTTGGCCGGTAAAGCCAGTGTCAGGGCCGTCGACGCATGCCCCCTCACGAGGAAGCATGCCTTGAGCACCGGGAGCAGCCCGCCACAGCCGTCCACGGCGGCCACGACGATGGCCAGGTTGCAGATCACGGTCGCGTTGGCGATCACGACGGAGTACAGGACGGTTCCGGCggcggagaggaggaggaggagggtggAGTTGGAAGCCACGCTGAGGGCGTCGGCGGCGTTGAAGGCGAGGAATAGGAAGGCGAAGACGGCGGCGTTGGCAGAGAGGATGGCGAAGGAATTGAAGAGGTGTGTAGGCAGAATCGAGCAGTAGCGGCGCAGAGCGGCGGACAACGGCGGCGACCCATGCCGGCTCCTCCGGCCGCCACACACGACGAGGATGACGCAAGCCTTGGCCACGAGGAGGAGCGTGAGGACAAGCGGAAGCGTGGCCACGAAGGTGAACACGGTCTGTGAGAGCTTCAAGTTGAGCAGGGCGAAGAAGTCCGACGAAGCAGGGAACCTCGCGGCCAGGAACATGGCCGACAGCCGGAGAGAGATAGTCTTGATGACGGGCCCCGACAACGGAACCATCGCCTGCGACAACAGAATGGAAGTCGAAGCCGGCAAGACGAGCAGAGCAGCAATGGAGGTAAAAGACTGGTAGCCGTCGAAGAAGACATTGATAGAGCTCCTCATGATCATGAGAGCCATGGAAGAAGAAGCAAGCGAGCTTGCAATTGGCTTCGATCTTTGAATCCTTGCGGAATATAAACTACCAACTTCATGGTAGGCAGTGCATGGTTTTCAGTGGAACATGCAACTTACAGTAACTATCAAATTAAACGAAAACAAACACAGATATAATTAGCTTTGTGATGAAGAAGAGAAGGGAACTCTGATGCTGTTAGAAGTTGGTGACATGTAGCAAGCATAAAGAATATCATGGTATGTTATTGT
The genomic region above belongs to Zingiber officinale cultivar Zhangliang chromosome 11A, Zo_v1.1, whole genome shotgun sequence and contains:
- the LOC122031613 gene encoding uncharacterized protein LOC122031613 yields the protein MALMIMRSSINVFFDGYQSFTSIAALLVLPASTSILLSQAMVPLSGPVIKTISLRLSAMFLAARFPASSDFFALLNLKLSQTVFTFVATLPLVLTLLLVAKACVILVVCGGRRSRHGSPPLSAALRRYCSILPTHLFNSFAILSANAAVFAFLFLAFNAADALSVASNSTLLLLLSAAGTVLYSVVIANATVICNLAIVVAAVDGCGGLLPVLKACFLVRGHASTALTLALPANLGMAAVEALFQYRVIRQYNISGELSSSLLWEAISIVYLYALLLVLEVIMNCKLVHHPNQCFGTVHLNENAVFPAVCASFEDRKQQKSMEVVKDQTEVESLMSTGLNKTAEAPLSKPAFDGHEFNVQSTGIVVSCLKSPPTHQAITIS